GAGTCTGTCTCAAGGCCATAGCTTCGGCTTGCTCGGAGCCAGCCTTGATTGGTACAAGATCGCCAGTACCGTTTACATGAGTCTGCCAGGCACGAGCTGGCGCATCAGCCATTTTGGCAAGATTGCGCTTAAATGCGTTCTCGCTCTCAAGGTAAGGCGCTGTGGCAATCACTGTACGGTTGGCGGCAGCTGTCAGACCACGCTCATAAACTGGTGACATGGCACCGCCAGCCATAGCGGCAAGTGTGGCTCCAGCTGTGTGCTGGAAACCACCAGCAGTCATAAAATCAGGGTCGCGAAAAGGATCATGCGCCAGTCCGCGCTTAGCAATTACTTGTTGAATAGCTTTGTGTGTAATCTCAAGGGCATTTAAGTCCTTGGACTGAGCAGCAGCGGCACTTGTAGGAGTGGAATAGCGTTGATTTGGGTCACGCTCATATTGCTGGTGAGTCTGACGGAAGTCTGGCGTGACGGGCTGCTGTGTGCGGTCCAGACGCTGACCATCAGGGGTACGATCAGTGCCATATGTAGCCCGACCCGGTGGCTTTGGCGCACCTGGCTGGTCTTTGGCCTTAAAAGGATCCAGAGAAGGGGATTTTTGCCCAGGTTCGAGGGCTAAAGGAGCAACATTTGGTGGACGCTGTCCATCTTGAGCCGCTTGGATTAAGGTTAAAGCAGAATCACCAGGCTTTGTTTGATCCTTGTCTTTTTCTGGTTTAACAGGCTGGTCGCCACTCATAGAGTTCCTCCGGTTCAAGAAAAATGCAGCCTAGAGTACAAACTCTATATGCCACCTTCGCACATATCCATATTAGACAGATTTCAGCGATTGGTAAATGCGTAGAATTCCCACCTTAGACGCTTTTTGACGGCGAATTTATCTTTCGCTTACTTTTTGACTCGGCCATGACACAGTTTGCATGCTTTTGGCATTATTAGAGGCATTTAGTCTATTTTTTAACCACTAAGCCCTTTAGCTCGTGGGTTGAATGGGAATGTGGCTAATAAGTGTTGGCAGGCAAGGCATAAATGGATTCAGATCGGGAATGGTCATTAGCGTTTGAAAACGGCCAGCAGCTTTTACGCGCTGGTCGCAAAACTGAAGGCGAACGCCTGGTGCTAGATTTGATTGCCAGGGCTGAGCAGTTTCCGCCCAATGATAATCGTCTCGTGGTCAGCATGGAATGTCTGGCTGAGCACTACTTCTGCCTAAATGCATTTGCCAAGGCCGAACCACTGGTCAAAAGAATCATTCAAAGGCTGCAAGCCACTCTAGGCCCAGAGCATCAGGATTTAGGCAACTCAATCAACAATCTGGGGCTCTTGTATCACCGCCAGAAAAAGTACTTTATGGCCGAAACTGAGTACCAAAAGGCATTAACCATACTCGGCAAAACACTTGGCTCGGCCCATGTGCAAACAGCAAACACAGTGGCTAACTATGCCAAGCTCCTAAGAGAAACACACAGACACCAGGCTGCGCAAAAATTGGAAGCAGAAAACTGCCCGGAACAGGGTAACTGGACCAAATCAGGGGTTTACAAAGCCTATAACCCACCGACCAGACAAGCCAGTCCACAAAGACGTACCAGAGACAGTTATCAAGCTCATCCAATAGTTGTTGGACCCTTGACTGGGACATTGGCCACCCAGCTTGCCAATCAGGCAATGGACGGTGAACTGGTTACTTTGCAAGACATTGCCATACCCGAGCAAATAAAGGCGCAAGATAAACCAGAAATACCGAACAAAGCTATCCCGGACGGCAACAAACCAGCCAATCAAAGCCCCGAAAGCGCTATAAACAGGCAAGGAGAAGGTTTGATGCGTATTCTCAGAGACCGCAGGGCTAACTAAACGCTGGTCTTATTGAGATAGTATTTGCTGTGGGCAGCGGCCTTCTGTCCGTTATATTTGGCGCCTGGCTTTTTGTGATAAGGCAGGTCACACATGGCTGTGCGAGTAAACACCATCTGTCCAATGCTCATTCCCGCATGGAGACGCACAGGGCGATTGCCGACATTGAGTATCTCAAGGGTAATTTGAGCTGGTGGGTGACTAAAGCCAGCGTCGATAAAACCGGCTGTAACATGCACCATCACTCCCAGTCTGGCCAAGCTGGACTTGCCTGTTAACTGCCCGACAATATCATCCGGCAAACAAATAGCTTCAAGCGTGGCACCCAGTATGAATTCGTAGGGATTGAGCACGATTGACTCTTCTTGCACTTGCACAATGCCCGAATCGACTGACTCACCTGTAAATGGGTCAATAATCTCATCTGACTCTTCATGCCAGCTAAATTTATCCGATAGCCTTACGTCATAAGAGTTTGGCTGAATCAAGCGATCTTCGTAGGGATCAAGAATTAAACGACCAGAAGCGATTTCTTCTCTGATTTCGCGATCCACAAGTATGGACATGGCAGCTCCAGGCTATAAAGCAGTGCATAGGGTATCAGCACTTAGTATAACCGCAGCTACTGCACAATCTGCATGCTTCGTATTTGAGGAAACTCTCAGATAAGGCGCCACATTGAGGACAGGAGTCTACCGATGCATATACAGATGGCTTAGAGCGGCTGTTAGATCCACCAGTAGCAGGCAATAGCGAAACAGAGAAGCTGCCCACAGGTGCCAAAGCAGATTGCACGTTAGTGGCAGAGCGCTTGCGGTCGCCACAAACCGGGGGACTAGTCACAGTCCCCGGAAGGCCAGCAGAACCGATCTTTTTTAGCAGGTCCTCGGCTAAGGTTGATTTGCTCAAAGAGAGCGGATCGGTGCTGCGAATATTGAGAACTTGAGAACGCCTTGAAGTATCCCGGTAAACGGTAATCCCCTTAAGCCCCTGCTCCCAGGCTGAAAGATAAGCCTGCCGCACTTGCTCAACGGTGGCTGAGGCAGGGAAATTGATAGTTTTAGAAAC
This DNA window, taken from Candidatus Obscuribacter sp., encodes the following:
- a CDS encoding tetratricopeptide repeat protein gives rise to the protein MDSDREWSLAFENGQQLLRAGRKTEGERLVLDLIARAEQFPPNDNRLVVSMECLAEHYFCLNAFAKAEPLVKRIIQRLQATLGPEHQDLGNSINNLGLLYHRQKKYFMAETEYQKALTILGKTLGSAHVQTANTVANYAKLLRETHRHQAAQKLEAENCPEQGNWTKSGVYKAYNPPTRQASPQRRTRDSYQAHPIVVGPLTGTLATQLANQAMDGELVTLQDIAIPEQIKAQDKPEIPNKAIPDGNKPANQSPESAINRQGEGLMRILRDRRAN
- a CDS encoding dCTP deaminase encodes the protein MSILVDREIREEIASGRLILDPYEDRLIQPNSYDVRLSDKFSWHEESDEIIDPFTGESVDSGIVQVQEESIVLNPYEFILGATLEAICLPDDIVGQLTGKSSLARLGVMVHVTAGFIDAGFSHPPAQITLEILNVGNRPVRLHAGMSIGQMVFTRTAMCDLPYHKKPGAKYNGQKAAAHSKYYLNKTSV